A single Pochonia chlamydosporia 170 chromosome Unknown PCv3seq00011, whole genome shotgun sequence DNA region contains:
- a CDS encoding O-methyltransferase family protein (similar to Talaromyces stipitatus ATCC 10500 XP_002482894.1): MELQAQLQLHCRELTGVVESLSTLSHVSSTNQNAKEWSPLDSDDGRQAKQNILSTIYKIRSLVCGTSEFLQHLACQVNIGTCRSRVLTGLGWLGELQILACIPLTSSAPIKDIAELSRAPEAQLSRMIRLMATVGFLHEPEPDHVAHTPLSASFVSRPSFHDAAMFLSESVVQAGLRMIQSTEGRDDSHQAHIAHTFALPTLKHGAKVNRRWSAYLHHVGRLQEDLGATSIFQQLNWQKIINLPGACIVEVNAPSRSISLAHRLAEQFPALRCIVQTNDQDTCNSCHRHGDASSRITMTKRAIGAPQTVLDAVVYILHLPVSSPNVVLSELMAHFAVLQVRGASMLICTGHMLPEPGSIPNSNIESLVRSLDLAQLRLTNKGEMEMVDLLRLIESVGDGAGKLAVVKTIRSRGNIVAALLVTVVPTSDVINRVIN; encoded by the exons ATGGAACTTCAGGCGCAGTTACAATTGCACTGCCGCGAGCTTACCGGTGTTGTCGAGAGCCTTTCTACACTCTCGCATGTTAGCAGCACCAACCAAAATGCCAAAGAATGGTCACCACTCGACAGTGACGATGGCCGGCAGGCGAAGCAAAACATACTGTCTACAATCTACAAAATCAGATCGCTAGTTTGTGGAACATCCGAGTTCCTCCAGCATCTTGCATGCCAGGTCAACATTGGGACTTGTCGTTCACGGG TCCTTACCGGACTCGGTTGGCTAGGCGAGCTCCAAATCTTAGCTTGCATACCATTGACTTCCAGCGCTCCAATCAAGGACATAGCTGAGTTGTCGCGCGCCCCAGAGGCACAACTGAGCCGGATGATTCGTCTGATGGCCACCGTTGGCTTTCTGCACGAACCGGAGCCTGATCATGTGGCACATACGCCTTTGTCAGCTTCGTTTGTCTCACGTCCTTCTTTTCATGACGCCGCCATGTTTCTATCAGAATCTGTAGTTCAAGCCGGTTTACGGATGATTCAATCCACGGAGGGCCGTGACGACTCGCATCAAGCCCACATAGCGCACACTTTCGCCTTGCCTACACTGAAACATGGAGCAAAGGTAAATCGCCGTTGGTCGGCGTATCTTCATCACGTTGGACGTCTGCAGGAAGATCTCGGGGCGACCAGTATTTTCCAGCAGCTAAATTGGCAGAAGATAATTAACCTTCCAGGCGCTTGCATTGTCGAG GTCAATGCCCCGTCACGATCGATCTCGCTGGCACATCGACTTGCCGAGCAGTTCCCAGCCCTCCGGTGCATCGTGCAAACTAATGATCAAGACACTTGCAACTCATGCCATAGACATGGAGATGCCAGTTCCCGGATCACCATGACGAAACGCGCCATCGGTGCTCCACAAACCGTTCTAGACGCCGTTGTGTATATCCTTCATCTACCTGTATCCTCACCAAACGTGGTATTGAGTGAGCTGATGGCGCACTTCGCTGTGTTACAAGTACGTGGAGCCAGCATGCTCATTTGCACTGGTCATATGCTTCCGGAGCCGGGCAGCATTCCCAACTCCAATATCGAGAGCTTGGTTAGATCGCTCGATCTTGCTCAGCTGCGGCTGACTAATAAaggggaaatggaaatggtcGATTTACTGAGATTAATAGAGTCAGTTGGGGATGGCGCAGGGAAGCTGGCTGTCGTTAAAACGATTCGTTCACGAGGCAATATCGTAGCTGCCCTGTTAGTGACAGTGGTGCCAACCAGTGATGTAATTAATCGGGTGATTAATTAG
- a CDS encoding aflatoxin regulatory protein domain-containing protein: MDGFTDITSPLELLELPKLSAINNHFTDLLTPRFGIEAESLNVGRLSIPQDHRDIADLLISDDINLDSNSFNPLFGCTMAPGLCARLHHNPMQSSSSKNGDTRSELSTGCRCMALAVGLLHKLFSPESPSSISGNSVSVSSDGALGSNLPTLTLLERNKETIEAVSNMLQCSCAETGYLTTMLSIIVFKVLELYAVAVRQVHHGPSFECTESPLGGAWSTPMATRSIRRFGTDSSSSDDEVSKRTSAQLILGELHHVQGIMNQLALRFNAHGERGALEQDLDSSCESLTSPPLLTDSCRPTETFSAATLGQIEADLRRGLTTLSSDIITRLRWS, translated from the coding sequence ATGGACGGTTTTACAGATATTACTTCGCCTCTTGAACTCTTGGAGTTGCCGAAACTCTCAGCAATAAACAACCACTTCACCGACCTTCTTACGCCGCGTTTCGGTATAGAGGCTGAGTCGCTGAATGTGGGGAGATTATCCATCCCACAAGATCACCGTGATATCGCTGATCTGCTGATATCGGACGATATTAATTTAGATTCTAACAGTTTCAACCCACTGTTTGGGTGCACAATGGCCCCCGGGTTGTGCGCTCGACTCCATCACAATCCGATGCAGTCATCAAGCAGCAAGAACGGGGACACTCGTTCAGAATTGAGTACCGGGTGCCGCTGCATGGCACTGGCCGTGGGCCTCTTACACAAGCTCTTCTCGCCCGAGTCCCCGTCTAGCATTTCAGGCAATTCCGTCTCTGTTTCTAGCGACGGAGCCCTAGGCAGTAATTTGCCAACTCTTACGTTGCTGGAACGGAACAAGGAAACCATCGAAGCCGTCAGCAATATGCTCCAGTGTTCGTGTGCGGAAACGGGGTACTTGACAACTATGTTGTCAATAATTGTGTTCAAGGTTCTCGAGCTGTATGCCGTGGCAGTGCGACAGGTTCACCATGGGCCAAGCTTCGAATGTACCGAGAGCCCCCTTGGTGGTGCCTGGAGCACGCCGATGGCCACTAGGTCGATTAGACGGTTTGGTACAGACTCTAGCTCGTCCGACGACGAAGTGTCCAAGAGGACCAGTGCTCAGCTGATACTGGGCGAGCTGCACCACGTGCAAGGTATAATGAACCAGTTGGCACTGCGGTTCAACGCCCACGGGGAAAGGGGCGCGTTGGAGCAGGATTTGGACTCGAGCTGTGAGAgcctcacatcaccacctctGCTCACTGACAGTTGCAGGCCGACTGAAACCTTCTCAGCGGCGACCCTGGGCCAAATTGAGGCAGACCTGCGAAGAGGCCTTACGACCCTATCTTCTGACATCATTACCAGGCTACGGTGGAGTTAA
- a CDS encoding casein kinase I isoform delta (similar to Metarhizium acridum CQMa 102 XP_007813946.1) translates to MKEILVNKRYRVDRRIGAGGFGLVYAGIDTETEEEVAIKLTLIRDGSEALQYEAETYDALSGGVGIPRVWWFGPEGDFYVLVHELLGPSLEDLFNYCDRKFSLKTVLLVAEQAIHRIKHIHNKGYLHCDIKPDNFLLGVGNNGNILYTIDFGLARNMDAAKGHGIRDDRPFGGTARYASLNNHKGLEQSRGDDLESLGYVLLYFARGSLPWQGLKPSTDEERTELIKQKKMSTTIDDLCKGLPDEFATYLRYTRSLQPIKKPDYAYLLGLFHNLFVAQGFQYNNVFDWTEKLYHELQSTSSTDET, encoded by the exons ATGAAG GAAATTCTTGTCAACAAAAGATACCGTGTCGATCGCAGGATTGGAGCAGGGGGCTTTGGTCTCGTCTACGCTG GGATCGATACCGAGACAGAGGAAGAGGTCGCAATCAAGCTAACTCTTATACGGGACGGCTCTGAGGCTCTTCAATATGAAGCAGAGACATATGACGCATTATCCGGCGGCGTCGGTATaccaagagtctggtggtttggccCAGAAGGTGACTTTTATGTTTTGGTGCACGAACTTCTAGGACCATCTCTGGAAGACCTCTTCAACTACTGCGATCGGAAATTTTCTCTCAAGACGGTCCTTCTTGTTGCCGAGCAAGCTATTCATCGGATTAAGCACATTCACAACAAAGGGTATCTACACTGTGACATTAAACCGGACAATTTCCTCCTGGGAGTTGGAAATAATGGCAACATACTTTATACAATTGATTTCGGCCTTGCAAGAAATATGGATGCAGCTAAGGGGCATGGAATACGGGACGACCGACCTTTTGGAGGCACTGCTCGGTATGCCAGCCTCAATAATCACAAGGGACTTG AACAATCTAGGGGCGACGATCTAGAATCTTTGGGCTATGTCCTTCTGTACTTCGCccgtggctcgctgccgtGGCAGGGCTTAAAGCCATCGACTGACGAGGAGCGAACGGAGTTGATCaaacaaaagaaaatgaGTACAACAATAGACGATCTTTGCAAAGGGCTGCCGGACGAATTTGCCACGTACCTAAGGTACACTCGGTCACTTCAGCCTATCAAAAAGCCGGATTACGCGTACCTTCTCGGACTATTCCACAACCTATTCGTAGCGCAAGGCTTCCAATACAACAACGTGTTCGATTGGACGGAAAAACTATATCACGAGCTGCAGAGTACTTCGTCTACTGATGAGACTTAA